The Methanobrevibacter boviskoreani JH1 genome contains a region encoding:
- the glf gene encoding UDP-galactopyranose mutase — protein MEYDYLIVGSGLFGSVFAREMTDKGKKCLVIERRDHIGGNVYTKEDHGINVHMYGAHIFHTDNKEVWEYVNKYADFNRFTNSPIANYKGELYNLPFNMNTFHEMWGIKTPQEAVEIIESQKAEANITEPKNLEEQAISLVGKDIYEKLVKGYTEKQWGRKCSELPAFIIKRLPVRLIYDNNYFNDLYQGIPIGGYTQIIEKLLDGIDVKINCDFFDDKEKWMNVADKVIFTGMIDQFYDYCYGELEYRGLKFETELKDTDNYQGNAVVNYTDAETPFTRIIEHKHFESAESDVTIITHEYPQTWKRGMEAYYPVNNEANNNLFAKYQKLADKEDKVIFGGRLGLYKYYNMDKIIEEALALVDAESN, from the coding sequence ATGGAATATGATTATTTAATAGTTGGTTCAGGACTTTTTGGTTCTGTATTTGCACGTGAAATGACAGATAAAGGTAAGAAATGTTTAGTTATTGAAAGAAGGGATCATATAGGAGGTAACGTTTACACTAAGGAGGACCATGGTATAAATGTTCATATGTATGGTGCACATATATTCCACACAGACAATAAAGAGGTCTGGGAATATGTAAATAAATATGCTGATTTTAACCGTTTTACAAACTCACCTATTGCAAACTATAAGGGTGAACTATACAATCTTCCTTTCAATATGAATACCTTCCATGAGATGTGGGGAATCAAAACCCCTCAGGAGGCTGTTGAAATTATTGAATCTCAAAAGGCCGAGGCAAATATTACAGAACCTAAGAACCTTGAGGAACAGGCTATCAGTCTTGTAGGTAAGGATATTTACGAGAAGTTGGTTAAGGGATATACCGAAAAACAGTGGGGAAGGAAATGTAGTGAACTTCCTGCATTTATTATTAAACGTTTGCCTGTAAGACTAATCTATGACAATAACTATTTCAACGATTTATACCAGGGAATACCTATTGGTGGATATACCCAGATTATTGAAAAGCTTTTGGACGGCATTGATGTTAAGATTAACTGCGATTTCTTTGACGATAAGGAGAAATGGATGAATGTTGCGGACAAGGTGATATTTACCGGTATGATAGACCAGTTCTACGATTACTGTTATGGTGAACTTGAATATAGGGGCCTTAAGTTTGAGACTGAATTGAAGGATACCGATAACTATCAGGGTAACGCTGTTGTAAACTATACCGATGCTGAAACTCCATTTACAAGAATCATCGAACATAAGCACTTTGAATCTGCCGAATCAGATGTCACCATCATTACCCATGAATATCCACAGACCTGGAAAAGGGGCATGGAGGCATACTATCCTGTAAATAACGAGGCAAACAATAACCTATTTGCAAAATACCAAAAATTAGCGGATAAGGAGGACAAGGTTATCTTCGGTGGTCGTCTAGGTCTATATAAATATTATAATATGGATAAGATCATTGAGGAGGCTTTGGCTTTGGTTGATGCTGAAAGTAATTAG
- a CDS encoding SseB family protein encodes MSDEVNNKRLDDLINVSAEKRTREYEKMLIEELKKASLLLPIEFTRNKDALENVKVGETYTTKEPLGFKPLTYVDENGNVHLFVFTNEKELINVNCDNILLIDSADIAEKFKTANFIDIVINPFNENGFSIAFKDFLRLFDDKKHSGKLSQKEKVNMAYDQVGFFVRDLDLSKDLINKYEIGQIIQERAFVDSSNKIGKIVTNCRFAIISNHCIDCSEFEEETNWNLFTCGPNSLFKVLDIYEYKGKVQIVLLHLFKDNWKAFIGNDTINPSLVNDSRRIFRQTFNTAPIPELTTDRWLERCGFPVGLDNDGNFWEIE; translated from the coding sequence ATGTCTGATGAGGTTAACAACAAACGTTTAGACGATTTAATTAATGTAAGTGCAGAGAAGAGAACACGTGAATATGAGAAGATGCTTATTGAAGAGTTGAAAAAAGCGTCCTTACTTTTGCCCATTGAGTTTACAAGAAACAAAGATGCACTGGAAAATGTGAAGGTAGGGGAAACCTATACAACCAAGGAACCCCTTGGATTTAAACCCTTGACCTATGTGGATGAAAATGGAAACGTGCATCTATTTGTATTTACAAACGAAAAGGAGTTAATCAACGTTAACTGCGACAACATATTACTAATAGATAGTGCGGATATTGCTGAAAAATTTAAAACAGCAAACTTTATAGACATTGTCATTAATCCGTTTAATGAGAATGGTTTTTCAATAGCGTTTAAAGATTTTTTACGTTTATTTGATGATAAAAAGCATTCAGGTAAGTTAAGTCAGAAGGAGAAGGTTAACATGGCCTATGACCAGGTAGGTTTCTTTGTCAGAGACCTAGATCTATCCAAAGATCTAATCAACAAATATGAAATCGGCCAGATAATTCAGGAAAGGGCATTTGTAGATTCAAGTAATAAAATCGGTAAAATTGTTACAAACTGTCGTTTTGCCATCATATCCAATCATTGCATTGACTGTTCAGAGTTTGAAGAGGAGACTAATTGGAATTTATTTACCTGTGGCCCTAATTCATTGTTTAAGGTTTTAGATATTTATGAATATAAGGGCAAAGTACAGATTGTTCTTTTACATCTATTTAAAGACAATTGGAAAGCATTCATTGGTAATGATACAATTAACCCATCACTTGTTAACGATTCAAGAAGAATATTTAGACAGACTTTTAACACTGCCCCTATTCCAGAACTTACAACCGATAGATGGTTGGAAAGATGCGGATTTCCAGTCGGTTTAGATAATGACGGTAATTTCTGGGAGATCGAATAA